Proteins from a genomic interval of Sulfurospirillum oryzae:
- a CDS encoding HyaD/HybD family hydrogenase maturation endopeptidase: MKVLILGIGNVMFSDEGVGVHLCRLVEQKYAFSSSEHTLTFIDGGTLAERLIPIIVEYDYLIVLDCVDANDGEIGDVYFFDFENVPNSITWQGSVHEVEMLQTLSMMDLVGDRPPTKIVGIIPEVIEDTTLQMTDAVVKGSSVMESVLLKHLVELGFSYQQISDIDIQSVANTSCLEDR; this comes from the coding sequence TTGAAAGTGTTGATTTTGGGCATTGGCAATGTGATGTTCTCCGACGAAGGCGTCGGAGTTCATCTTTGCCGCCTTGTTGAACAAAAGTATGCGTTTTCTTCTTCTGAACACACCCTCACATTTATTGATGGCGGTACCCTTGCAGAGAGATTAATCCCTATTATCGTTGAATATGACTATCTTATCGTTCTTGATTGTGTTGATGCCAATGATGGCGAGATCGGTGATGTTTACTTCTTCGATTTTGAAAATGTCCCTAATTCTATTACATGGCAAGGTAGTGTGCATGAAGTAGAAATGTTACAAACCCTCTCTATGATGGATTTAGTGGGAGATCGTCCTCCTACCAAAATAGTGGGCATTATTCCCGAAGTTATTGAAGATACAACGCTCCAAATGACCGATGCTGTCGTTAAAGGAAGTAGCGTTATGGAGAGCGTTTTACTGAAACATTTGGTAGAATTAGGCTTTTCATATCAGCAAATCAGCGATATTGATATCCAAAGTGTGGCAAACACATCCTGTCTGGAGGATCGATGA